The sequence CAAGTTCCTTGGCCATAATTTTCGGGAATCCCGGCATATCGAAGATGTACTTTTCCGGATAGAGGGCAGTAAGTTGACCACCTAATTCTGGCAGGCTATCTATGATCTTCGTTTTCATTCCACGCAAGCCTGCGTAAAATGCTCCGAACAGGCCTACCGGACCTGCCCCGATAATGATAAGGTCGTCTAGTTCATTTTCGATCATTTTCAGCTTAAGCAACGAGCGTTGCTTTGTCCTCCTTCATCGTCCCAACAAGTTGGCTGTTATTATCGGCTCAATTAATTATGAATACTTCCAGAACCCTAACAAAT is a genomic window of bacterium containing:
- a CDS encoding NAD(P)/FAD-dependent oxidoreductase; this encodes MLKLKMIENELDDLIIIGAGPVGLFGAFYAGLRGMKTKIIDSLPELGGQLTALYPEKYIFDMPGFPKIMAKELVAQLVQQAMSYNPTVVLEERCTTLEKVGDNWKLSTTKGHDHFAKTII